A portion of the Gorilla gorilla gorilla isolate KB3781 chromosome X, NHGRI_mGorGor1-v2.1_pri, whole genome shotgun sequence genome contains these proteins:
- the KCNE5 gene encoding potassium voltage-gated channel subfamily E regulatory beta subunit 5: MNCSESQRLRTLLSRLLLELHHRGNASGLGAGPGPSMGMGVVPDPFVGREVTSAKGDDAYLYILLIMIFYACLAGGLILAYTRSRKLVEAKDEPSQACAEHEWAPGGALTADAETAAGSQAEGRRQLASGGLPALAQGAERV, translated from the coding sequence ATGAACTGCAGCGAGAGCCAGCGGCTGCGAACCCTTCTGAGCCGCCTGTTGCTCGAGCTGCACCACCGGGGTAACGCCAGCGGCTTGGGCGCTGGCCCTGGTCCCAGCATGGGCATGGGGGTCGTGCCTGACCCTTTCGTGGGCCGCGAGGTGACCAGCGCCAAGGGCGACGACGCCTATCTCTACATCCTGCTCATCATGATCTTCTACGCCTGCTTGGCCGGAGGCCTCATCCTGGCCTACACCCGCTCCCGTAAGCTCGTCGAGGCCAAGGACGAGCCGTCCCAGGCTTGCGCCGAGCACGAATGGGCCCCGGGAGGCGCCCTGACCGCCGACGCCGAGACTGCCGCGGGCTCCCAGGCCGAGGGCCGCCGCCAGCTTGCCTCCGGGGGGCTGCCTGCCCTCGCCCAGGGCGCTGAGCGGGTCTAA